One genomic segment of Polyodon spathula isolate WHYD16114869_AA chromosome 17, ASM1765450v1, whole genome shotgun sequence includes these proteins:
- the klc1a gene encoding kinesin light chain 1 isoform X3, giving the protein MYENMSTMVYSKEDKMEKLSQDEIISKTKQVIHGLDALKNEHNSILQSLLETLRCLKKDEETNLVEEKSSMIRKSLEMLELGLSEAQVMMSLSGHLGAVESEKQKLRAQVRRLCQENQWLRDELANTQQKLQRSEQSVAQLEEEKKHLEFMNQLKKYDEDISPSEDKDSDSSKEPLDDLFPNDEDDQGQGIQPHNSSAATALQQGGYEIPARLRTLHNLVIQYASQGRYEVAVPLCKQALEDLEKTSGHDHPDVATMLNILALVYRDQNKYKEAANLLNDALSIREKTLGKDHPAVAATLNNLAVLYGKRGKYKEAEPLCKRALEIREKVLGKDHPDVAKQLNNLALLCQNQGKYEEVEYYYQRALEIYQTKLGPDDPNVAKTKNNLASCYLKQGKFKQAETLYKEILTRAHEREFGSVDDENKPIWMHAEEREECKGKQKDGSLFGEYGGWYKACKVDSPTVTTTLKNLGALYRRQGKFEAAETLEEAAMRSRKQGLDNAHKQRVAEVLNDPESIEKRRSRESLTMDVVKYESGPDGGEEVSMSVEWNGDGTGSLKRSGSFSKLRASIRRSSEKLVRKLKGGGSRDTEPKNPGNEIIV; this is encoded by the exons ATGTATGAAAACATGTCCACCATGGTGTACTCGAAGGAGGACAAGATGGAGAAGCTGTCCCAGGACGAGATCATCTCCAAGACGAAGCAGGTGATCCATGGTCTGGACGCCCTGAAGAACGAACACAACTCCATCCTGCAGAGCCTGCTGGAGACACTCAGGTGCCTGAAGAAGGATGAGGAGACCAACCTGGTGGAGGAGAAATCCAGCATGATCCGCAAGTCCCTGGAGATGCTGGAGCTGGGGCTCAGCGAGGCGCAG GTGATGATGTCTCTCTCTGGCCACTTGGGCGCGGTGGAGTCAGAGAAGCAGAAGCTGCGTGCCCAGGTGCGGCGGCTGTGCCAGGAGAACCAGTGGCTGCGGGACGAGCTGGCCAACACCCAGCAGAAACTCCAGAGGAGCGAGCAGAGTGTGGCCCagctggaggaggagaagaagcaCCTGGAGTTCATGAACCAGCTCAAGAAATACGACGAGGACATCTCTCCATCG GAGGACAAAGACTCTGATTCCTCCAAAGAACCGCTGGACGACCTCTTCCCCAATGACGAGGATGATCAAGGACAAGGAA TTCAGCCGCACAACAGCAGTGCAGCTACAGCATTGCAACAAGGAGGCTATGAGATCCCTGCCAGATTGAGGACGCTGCACAACCTGGTCATTCAGTATGCGTCCCAGGGCAGGTATGAAGTAGCCGTGCCGCTGTGCAAACAGGCGCTCGAGGATCTGGAGAAAACATCTGGGCACGATCACCCCGACGTCGCCACCATGCTCAATATCCTCGCCCTGGTGTACAG GGATCAGAACAAATACAAAGAAGCTGCAAATTTGCTTAACGATGCCTTGTCTATTCGGGAGAAGACATTAGGAAAAGACCATCCAGCG GTGGCGGCTACTCTAAATAACCTTGCAGTGCTTTATGGGAAGAGAGGGAAGTACAAAGAAGCAGAGCCACTGTGCAAGAGGGCCTTGGAAATCCGAGAAAAG GTTCTAGGCAAAGACCATCCGGATGTTGCTAAGCAACTGAACAACTTGGCTTTGCTATGCCAGAACCAGGGCAAATACGAAGAAGTAGAGTATTACTACCAGCGTGCACTAGAAATCTATCAGACCAAGTTAGGACCCGATGACCCTAATGTggcaaaaacaaagaacaacttG GCCTCTTGCTACCTCAAGCAAGGCAAATTTAAGCAGGCAGAAACGCTATACAAAGAGATCCTCACGAGAGCTCACGAGAGGGAGTTTGGATCAGTAGATG atgaaaaTAAACCCATCTGGATGCATGCTGAAGAAAGAGAAGAATGTAAG GGCAAACAGAAGGATGGCTCATTGTTTGGGGAGTATGGCGGTTGGTATAAAGCTTGTAAGGTGGACAG TCCCACTGTGACCACCACTCTGAAGAACCTGGGGGCACTTTACAGACGTCAAGGCAAGTTTGAGGCGGCTGAGACGTTGGAGGAGGCAGCGATGAGATCTCGAAAGCAG GGTCTTGATAATGCCCACAAACAGCGAGTGGCTGAAGTGTTAAATGACCCAGAGAGCATTGAGAAGAGGCGAAGCCGGGAGAGCCTCACCATGGACGTGGTCAAGTACGAGAGCGGGCCTGACGGAGGGGAGGAAGTGAGTATGAGCGTGGAGTGGAACGGG GACGGCACAGGATCCCTGAAACGCAGCGGCTCCTTCAGCAAACTGCGCGCCTCGATTAGACGCAGCAGTGAAAAACTGGTTAGAAAGCTGAAAGGAGGAGGTTCACGGGACACTGAGCCAAAGAACCCGGG GAACGAAATAATAGTCTGA
- the klc1a gene encoding kinesin light chain 1 isoform X5 has product MYENMSTMVYSKEDKMEKLSQDEIISKTKQVIHGLDALKNEHNSILQSLLETLRCLKKDEETNLVEEKSSMIRKSLEMLELGLSEAQVMMSLSGHLGAVESEKQKLRAQVRRLCQENQWLRDELANTQQKLQRSEQSVAQLEEEKKHLEFMNQLKKYDEDISPSEDKDSDSSKEPLDDLFPNDEDDQGQGIQPHNSSAATALQQGGYEIPARLRTLHNLVIQYASQGRYEVAVPLCKQALEDLEKTSGHDHPDVATMLNILALVYRDQNKYKEAANLLNDALSIREKTLGKDHPAVAATLNNLAVLYGKRGKYKEAEPLCKRALEIREKVLGKDHPDVAKQLNNLALLCQNQGKYEEVEYYYQRALEIYQTKLGPDDPNVAKTKNNLASCYLKQGKFKQAETLYKEILTRAHEREFGSVDDENKPIWMHAEEREECKGKQKDGSLFGEYGGWYKACKVDSPTVTTTLKNLGALYRRQGKFEAAETLEEAAMRSRKQGLDNAHKQRVAEVLNDPESIEKRRSRESLTMDVVKYESGPDGGEES; this is encoded by the exons ATGTATGAAAACATGTCCACCATGGTGTACTCGAAGGAGGACAAGATGGAGAAGCTGTCCCAGGACGAGATCATCTCCAAGACGAAGCAGGTGATCCATGGTCTGGACGCCCTGAAGAACGAACACAACTCCATCCTGCAGAGCCTGCTGGAGACACTCAGGTGCCTGAAGAAGGATGAGGAGACCAACCTGGTGGAGGAGAAATCCAGCATGATCCGCAAGTCCCTGGAGATGCTGGAGCTGGGGCTCAGCGAGGCGCAG GTGATGATGTCTCTCTCTGGCCACTTGGGCGCGGTGGAGTCAGAGAAGCAGAAGCTGCGTGCCCAGGTGCGGCGGCTGTGCCAGGAGAACCAGTGGCTGCGGGACGAGCTGGCCAACACCCAGCAGAAACTCCAGAGGAGCGAGCAGAGTGTGGCCCagctggaggaggagaagaagcaCCTGGAGTTCATGAACCAGCTCAAGAAATACGACGAGGACATCTCTCCATCG GAGGACAAAGACTCTGATTCCTCCAAAGAACCGCTGGACGACCTCTTCCCCAATGACGAGGATGATCAAGGACAAGGAA TTCAGCCGCACAACAGCAGTGCAGCTACAGCATTGCAACAAGGAGGCTATGAGATCCCTGCCAGATTGAGGACGCTGCACAACCTGGTCATTCAGTATGCGTCCCAGGGCAGGTATGAAGTAGCCGTGCCGCTGTGCAAACAGGCGCTCGAGGATCTGGAGAAAACATCTGGGCACGATCACCCCGACGTCGCCACCATGCTCAATATCCTCGCCCTGGTGTACAG GGATCAGAACAAATACAAAGAAGCTGCAAATTTGCTTAACGATGCCTTGTCTATTCGGGAGAAGACATTAGGAAAAGACCATCCAGCG GTGGCGGCTACTCTAAATAACCTTGCAGTGCTTTATGGGAAGAGAGGGAAGTACAAAGAAGCAGAGCCACTGTGCAAGAGGGCCTTGGAAATCCGAGAAAAG GTTCTAGGCAAAGACCATCCGGATGTTGCTAAGCAACTGAACAACTTGGCTTTGCTATGCCAGAACCAGGGCAAATACGAAGAAGTAGAGTATTACTACCAGCGTGCACTAGAAATCTATCAGACCAAGTTAGGACCCGATGACCCTAATGTggcaaaaacaaagaacaacttG GCCTCTTGCTACCTCAAGCAAGGCAAATTTAAGCAGGCAGAAACGCTATACAAAGAGATCCTCACGAGAGCTCACGAGAGGGAGTTTGGATCAGTAGATG atgaaaaTAAACCCATCTGGATGCATGCTGAAGAAAGAGAAGAATGTAAG GGCAAACAGAAGGATGGCTCATTGTTTGGGGAGTATGGCGGTTGGTATAAAGCTTGTAAGGTGGACAG TCCCACTGTGACCACCACTCTGAAGAACCTGGGGGCACTTTACAGACGTCAAGGCAAGTTTGAGGCGGCTGAGACGTTGGAGGAGGCAGCGATGAGATCTCGAAAGCAG GGTCTTGATAATGCCCACAAACAGCGAGTGGCTGAAGTGTTAAATGACCCAGAGAGCATTGAGAAGAGGCGAAGCCGGGAGAGCCTCACCATGGACGTGGTCAAGTACGAGAGCGGGCCTGACGGAGGGGAGGAA TCCTAG
- the klc1a gene encoding kinesin light chain 1 isoform X2, which produces MYENMSTMVYSKEDKMEKLSQDEIISKTKQVIHGLDALKNEHNSILQSLLETLRCLKKDEETNLVEEKSSMIRKSLEMLELGLSEAQVMMSLSGHLGAVESEKQKLRAQVRRLCQENQWLRDELANTQQKLQRSEQSVAQLEEEKKHLEFMNQLKKYDEDISPSEDKDSDSSKEPLDDLFPNDEDDQGQGIQPHNSSAATALQQGGYEIPARLRTLHNLVIQYASQGRYEVAVPLCKQALEDLEKTSGHDHPDVATMLNILALVYRDQNKYKEAANLLNDALSIREKTLGKDHPAVAATLNNLAVLYGKRGKYKEAEPLCKRALEIREKVLGKDHPDVAKQLNNLALLCQNQGKYEEVEYYYQRALEIYQTKLGPDDPNVAKTKNNLASCYLKQGKFKQAETLYKEILTRAHEREFGSVDDENKPIWMHAEEREECKGKQKDGSLFGEYGGWYKACKVDSPTVTTTLKNLGALYRRQGKFEAAETLEEAAMRSRKQGLDNAHKQRVAEVLNDPESIEKRRSRESLTMDVVKYESGPDGGEEVSMSVEWNGDGTGSLKRSGSFSKLRASIRRSSEKLVRKLKGGGSRDTEPKNPGMKRASSLNVLNMGDKATEESFQERNNSLTDSRGLSASHTDLAQ; this is translated from the exons ATGTATGAAAACATGTCCACCATGGTGTACTCGAAGGAGGACAAGATGGAGAAGCTGTCCCAGGACGAGATCATCTCCAAGACGAAGCAGGTGATCCATGGTCTGGACGCCCTGAAGAACGAACACAACTCCATCCTGCAGAGCCTGCTGGAGACACTCAGGTGCCTGAAGAAGGATGAGGAGACCAACCTGGTGGAGGAGAAATCCAGCATGATCCGCAAGTCCCTGGAGATGCTGGAGCTGGGGCTCAGCGAGGCGCAG GTGATGATGTCTCTCTCTGGCCACTTGGGCGCGGTGGAGTCAGAGAAGCAGAAGCTGCGTGCCCAGGTGCGGCGGCTGTGCCAGGAGAACCAGTGGCTGCGGGACGAGCTGGCCAACACCCAGCAGAAACTCCAGAGGAGCGAGCAGAGTGTGGCCCagctggaggaggagaagaagcaCCTGGAGTTCATGAACCAGCTCAAGAAATACGACGAGGACATCTCTCCATCG GAGGACAAAGACTCTGATTCCTCCAAAGAACCGCTGGACGACCTCTTCCCCAATGACGAGGATGATCAAGGACAAGGAA TTCAGCCGCACAACAGCAGTGCAGCTACAGCATTGCAACAAGGAGGCTATGAGATCCCTGCCAGATTGAGGACGCTGCACAACCTGGTCATTCAGTATGCGTCCCAGGGCAGGTATGAAGTAGCCGTGCCGCTGTGCAAACAGGCGCTCGAGGATCTGGAGAAAACATCTGGGCACGATCACCCCGACGTCGCCACCATGCTCAATATCCTCGCCCTGGTGTACAG GGATCAGAACAAATACAAAGAAGCTGCAAATTTGCTTAACGATGCCTTGTCTATTCGGGAGAAGACATTAGGAAAAGACCATCCAGCG GTGGCGGCTACTCTAAATAACCTTGCAGTGCTTTATGGGAAGAGAGGGAAGTACAAAGAAGCAGAGCCACTGTGCAAGAGGGCCTTGGAAATCCGAGAAAAG GTTCTAGGCAAAGACCATCCGGATGTTGCTAAGCAACTGAACAACTTGGCTTTGCTATGCCAGAACCAGGGCAAATACGAAGAAGTAGAGTATTACTACCAGCGTGCACTAGAAATCTATCAGACCAAGTTAGGACCCGATGACCCTAATGTggcaaaaacaaagaacaacttG GCCTCTTGCTACCTCAAGCAAGGCAAATTTAAGCAGGCAGAAACGCTATACAAAGAGATCCTCACGAGAGCTCACGAGAGGGAGTTTGGATCAGTAGATG atgaaaaTAAACCCATCTGGATGCATGCTGAAGAAAGAGAAGAATGTAAG GGCAAACAGAAGGATGGCTCATTGTTTGGGGAGTATGGCGGTTGGTATAAAGCTTGTAAGGTGGACAG TCCCACTGTGACCACCACTCTGAAGAACCTGGGGGCACTTTACAGACGTCAAGGCAAGTTTGAGGCGGCTGAGACGTTGGAGGAGGCAGCGATGAGATCTCGAAAGCAG GGTCTTGATAATGCCCACAAACAGCGAGTGGCTGAAGTGTTAAATGACCCAGAGAGCATTGAGAAGAGGCGAAGCCGGGAGAGCCTCACCATGGACGTGGTCAAGTACGAGAGCGGGCCTGACGGAGGGGAGGAAGTGAGTATGAGCGTGGAGTGGAACGGG GACGGCACAGGATCCCTGAAACGCAGCGGCTCCTTCAGCAAACTGCGCGCCTCGATTAGACGCAGCAGTGAAAAACTGGTTAGAAAGCTGAAAGGAGGAGGTTCACGGGACACTGAGCCAAAGAACCCGGG CATGAAGCGTGCCAGTTCTTTGAATGTTCTTAACATGGGTGACAAGGCTACTGAAGAATCTTTTCAA GAACGAAATAATAGTCTGACTGACTCGCGAGGTCTGAGTGCCAGCCATACTGACCTGGCGCAGTGA
- the klc1a gene encoding kinesin light chain 1 isoform X1: protein MYENMSTMVYSKEDKMEKLSQDEIISKTKQVIHGLDALKNEHNSILQSLLETLRCLKKDEETNLVEEKSSMIRKSLEMLELGLSEAQVMMSLSGHLGAVESEKQKLRAQVRRLCQENQWLRDELANTQQKLQRSEQSVAQLEEEKKHLEFMNQLKKYDEDISPSEDKDSDSSKEPLDDLFPNDEDDQGQGIQPHNSSAATALQQGGYEIPARLRTLHNLVIQYASQGRYEVAVPLCKQALEDLEKTSGHDHPDVATMLNILALVYRDQNKYKEAANLLNDALSIREKTLGKDHPAVAATLNNLAVLYGKRGKYKEAEPLCKRALEIREKVLGKDHPDVAKQLNNLALLCQNQGKYEEVEYYYQRALEIYQTKLGPDDPNVAKTKNNLASCYLKQGKFKQAETLYKEILTRAHEREFGSVDDENKPIWMHAEEREECKGKQKDGSLFGEYGGWYKACKVDSPTVTTTLKNLGALYRRQGKFEAAETLEEAAMRSRKQGLDNAHKQRVAEVLNDPESIEKRRSRESLTMDVVKYESGPDGGEEDGTGSLKRSGSFSKLRASIRRSSEKLVRKLKGGGSRDTEPKNPGMKRASSLNVLNMGDKATEESFQERNNSLTDSRGLSASHTDLAQ, encoded by the exons ATGTATGAAAACATGTCCACCATGGTGTACTCGAAGGAGGACAAGATGGAGAAGCTGTCCCAGGACGAGATCATCTCCAAGACGAAGCAGGTGATCCATGGTCTGGACGCCCTGAAGAACGAACACAACTCCATCCTGCAGAGCCTGCTGGAGACACTCAGGTGCCTGAAGAAGGATGAGGAGACCAACCTGGTGGAGGAGAAATCCAGCATGATCCGCAAGTCCCTGGAGATGCTGGAGCTGGGGCTCAGCGAGGCGCAG GTGATGATGTCTCTCTCTGGCCACTTGGGCGCGGTGGAGTCAGAGAAGCAGAAGCTGCGTGCCCAGGTGCGGCGGCTGTGCCAGGAGAACCAGTGGCTGCGGGACGAGCTGGCCAACACCCAGCAGAAACTCCAGAGGAGCGAGCAGAGTGTGGCCCagctggaggaggagaagaagcaCCTGGAGTTCATGAACCAGCTCAAGAAATACGACGAGGACATCTCTCCATCG GAGGACAAAGACTCTGATTCCTCCAAAGAACCGCTGGACGACCTCTTCCCCAATGACGAGGATGATCAAGGACAAGGAA TTCAGCCGCACAACAGCAGTGCAGCTACAGCATTGCAACAAGGAGGCTATGAGATCCCTGCCAGATTGAGGACGCTGCACAACCTGGTCATTCAGTATGCGTCCCAGGGCAGGTATGAAGTAGCCGTGCCGCTGTGCAAACAGGCGCTCGAGGATCTGGAGAAAACATCTGGGCACGATCACCCCGACGTCGCCACCATGCTCAATATCCTCGCCCTGGTGTACAG GGATCAGAACAAATACAAAGAAGCTGCAAATTTGCTTAACGATGCCTTGTCTATTCGGGAGAAGACATTAGGAAAAGACCATCCAGCG GTGGCGGCTACTCTAAATAACCTTGCAGTGCTTTATGGGAAGAGAGGGAAGTACAAAGAAGCAGAGCCACTGTGCAAGAGGGCCTTGGAAATCCGAGAAAAG GTTCTAGGCAAAGACCATCCGGATGTTGCTAAGCAACTGAACAACTTGGCTTTGCTATGCCAGAACCAGGGCAAATACGAAGAAGTAGAGTATTACTACCAGCGTGCACTAGAAATCTATCAGACCAAGTTAGGACCCGATGACCCTAATGTggcaaaaacaaagaacaacttG GCCTCTTGCTACCTCAAGCAAGGCAAATTTAAGCAGGCAGAAACGCTATACAAAGAGATCCTCACGAGAGCTCACGAGAGGGAGTTTGGATCAGTAGATG atgaaaaTAAACCCATCTGGATGCATGCTGAAGAAAGAGAAGAATGTAAG GGCAAACAGAAGGATGGCTCATTGTTTGGGGAGTATGGCGGTTGGTATAAAGCTTGTAAGGTGGACAG TCCCACTGTGACCACCACTCTGAAGAACCTGGGGGCACTTTACAGACGTCAAGGCAAGTTTGAGGCGGCTGAGACGTTGGAGGAGGCAGCGATGAGATCTCGAAAGCAG GGTCTTGATAATGCCCACAAACAGCGAGTGGCTGAAGTGTTAAATGACCCAGAGAGCATTGAGAAGAGGCGAAGCCGGGAGAGCCTCACCATGGACGTGGTCAAGTACGAGAGCGGGCCTGACGGAGGGGAGGAA GACGGCACAGGATCCCTGAAACGCAGCGGCTCCTTCAGCAAACTGCGCGCCTCGATTAGACGCAGCAGTGAAAAACTGGTTAGAAAGCTGAAAGGAGGAGGTTCACGGGACACTGAGCCAAAGAACCCGGG CATGAAGCGTGCCAGTTCTTTGAATGTTCTTAACATGGGTGACAAGGCTACTGAAGAATCTTTTCAA GAACGAAATAATAGTCTGACTGACTCGCGAGGTCTGAGTGCCAGCCATACTGACCTGGCGCAGTGA
- the klc1a gene encoding kinesin light chain 1 isoform X4, with translation MYENMSTMVYSKEDKMEKLSQDEIISKTKQVIHGLDALKNEHNSILQSLLETLRCLKKDEETNLVEEKSSMIRKSLEMLELGLSEAQVMMSLSGHLGAVESEKQKLRAQVRRLCQENQWLRDELANTQQKLQRSEQSVAQLEEEKKHLEFMNQLKKYDEDISPSEDKDSDSSKEPLDDLFPNDEDDQGQGIQPHNSSAATALQQGGYEIPARLRTLHNLVIQYASQGRYEVAVPLCKQALEDLEKTSGHDHPDVATMLNILALVYRDQNKYKEAANLLNDALSIREKTLGKDHPAVAATLNNLAVLYGKRGKYKEAEPLCKRALEIREKVLGKDHPDVAKQLNNLALLCQNQGKYEEVEYYYQRALEIYQTKLGPDDPNVAKTKNNLASCYLKQGKFKQAETLYKEILTRAHEREFGSVDDENKPIWMHAEEREECKGKQKDGSLFGEYGGWYKACKVDSPTVTTTLKNLGALYRRQGKFEAAETLEEAAMRSRKQGLDNAHKQRVAEVLNDPESIEKRRSRESLTMDVVKYESGPDGGEEVSMSVEWNGS, from the exons ATGTATGAAAACATGTCCACCATGGTGTACTCGAAGGAGGACAAGATGGAGAAGCTGTCCCAGGACGAGATCATCTCCAAGACGAAGCAGGTGATCCATGGTCTGGACGCCCTGAAGAACGAACACAACTCCATCCTGCAGAGCCTGCTGGAGACACTCAGGTGCCTGAAGAAGGATGAGGAGACCAACCTGGTGGAGGAGAAATCCAGCATGATCCGCAAGTCCCTGGAGATGCTGGAGCTGGGGCTCAGCGAGGCGCAG GTGATGATGTCTCTCTCTGGCCACTTGGGCGCGGTGGAGTCAGAGAAGCAGAAGCTGCGTGCCCAGGTGCGGCGGCTGTGCCAGGAGAACCAGTGGCTGCGGGACGAGCTGGCCAACACCCAGCAGAAACTCCAGAGGAGCGAGCAGAGTGTGGCCCagctggaggaggagaagaagcaCCTGGAGTTCATGAACCAGCTCAAGAAATACGACGAGGACATCTCTCCATCG GAGGACAAAGACTCTGATTCCTCCAAAGAACCGCTGGACGACCTCTTCCCCAATGACGAGGATGATCAAGGACAAGGAA TTCAGCCGCACAACAGCAGTGCAGCTACAGCATTGCAACAAGGAGGCTATGAGATCCCTGCCAGATTGAGGACGCTGCACAACCTGGTCATTCAGTATGCGTCCCAGGGCAGGTATGAAGTAGCCGTGCCGCTGTGCAAACAGGCGCTCGAGGATCTGGAGAAAACATCTGGGCACGATCACCCCGACGTCGCCACCATGCTCAATATCCTCGCCCTGGTGTACAG GGATCAGAACAAATACAAAGAAGCTGCAAATTTGCTTAACGATGCCTTGTCTATTCGGGAGAAGACATTAGGAAAAGACCATCCAGCG GTGGCGGCTACTCTAAATAACCTTGCAGTGCTTTATGGGAAGAGAGGGAAGTACAAAGAAGCAGAGCCACTGTGCAAGAGGGCCTTGGAAATCCGAGAAAAG GTTCTAGGCAAAGACCATCCGGATGTTGCTAAGCAACTGAACAACTTGGCTTTGCTATGCCAGAACCAGGGCAAATACGAAGAAGTAGAGTATTACTACCAGCGTGCACTAGAAATCTATCAGACCAAGTTAGGACCCGATGACCCTAATGTggcaaaaacaaagaacaacttG GCCTCTTGCTACCTCAAGCAAGGCAAATTTAAGCAGGCAGAAACGCTATACAAAGAGATCCTCACGAGAGCTCACGAGAGGGAGTTTGGATCAGTAGATG atgaaaaTAAACCCATCTGGATGCATGCTGAAGAAAGAGAAGAATGTAAG GGCAAACAGAAGGATGGCTCATTGTTTGGGGAGTATGGCGGTTGGTATAAAGCTTGTAAGGTGGACAG TCCCACTGTGACCACCACTCTGAAGAACCTGGGGGCACTTTACAGACGTCAAGGCAAGTTTGAGGCGGCTGAGACGTTGGAGGAGGCAGCGATGAGATCTCGAAAGCAG GGTCTTGATAATGCCCACAAACAGCGAGTGGCTGAAGTGTTAAATGACCCAGAGAGCATTGAGAAGAGGCGAAGCCGGGAGAGCCTCACCATGGACGTGGTCAAGTACGAGAGCGGGCCTGACGGAGGGGAGGAAGTGAGTATGAGCGTGGAGTGGAACGGG TCCTAG